AATATTCAATTCATGTTTTATTTACAGAACAATGTTCAAACTGttgttattttaatataattgctAAAACTGTTGATTACATGAAAGATACACAATGAAGTTGTAACAAAAATGATCAGttacaaaaatgttattttcaattTCTATTTAGAAATGCAAGAGGTGATTTACCACACTATAGTTTATAAATACTTGTCTGACAACTTTTATGTGTCATGGGTCTCTTAAGTGACCAATTTATTCCAACCTGATGTGCAAAAGAGTGCATTTTTGCCCATTTATAGTTGAAATATAACATTGATAATAATTATATTATTTACACTTAAAATAAAGAAGTATTCATGTTCCTTAGGATCATTTTAACAATTAATACTGTGAAGTTGTAACTCCCTATTTCCATATACAGGAGACAGCTCAGTctgtagtattttaaaagttttgttgaGACTGTGGTAAATTAAGGAACAATTAACAACCacttcccacccctcccaccccaaactaaaacaaacaaagcaaaataaaaccttGCCTGAATGAAAACCAACGGCTCCtgatgctgtgaaacagctgatctgcagcaggcgctgggagggaagcggaggcgctgatcggtggggcccgctggcagggggctgctggtgtgtgctcagcacccaccatttttttcctgtgggtgctccagccccagagcacccacagagtctgcACCTATGCATCCCTTTGCCTCAGCTGtcctggggagagtgagggggaagcTACATGACAAAGACAGTACAGTCTCAGATTGTATTATCTTTGATTAATTTTCATGGGGCCAGATTTGGAACAATATATCTCTCTACACATTCTGCCCACTtgtcccccttcccacctccattCCATCCCCCGTACAGTGCACGAAAAGGCCTCTGAAGGGTACATGGAGGCAACTGAGCCCTACTCCTTTCAACACAGAAAGGGTAGATGAGTGCTGTGTCCTCTCCATTTGTTGATCCAGGGGACACATCTAGGCTATTATGAATGTGAAAAGTCTAACCTTTAGAAGAGCAAGTATTGTATGCACCAACTCACCAGCCAGATTAAAGAGAGGAATTTAAGGGAGTGGACAAAGAAGCAGGATAACTCCGTTTGACCAACTACCCAAAATAGCCAACCTGCTGCACTAATAGCTAATAAGTACAGTGAATGAggaaaaaggaggaaataaaaatgtCAGGATTCCAGCAGATGAATTTTTGTGGGTTCTAGGTGTACTATATGGTCCTTACGAAACTACAcccaaaaatctaaaaaaaaaaaaaaaaaaatttgttcccACACTTATAACTTTTTCTACAAATTTCAGTTTTGTTAGACATAATTTACCTCATTGGTACTAATGTGTACAAAGGACAAGTATGCAGAGGTTGTACTAAAACATCAAATAGAGATTTCCTCATTTTGTTTATAAAGGGTTCAGTCATCTTCTGAAATTAAAACATGTTAGTGCTaataacaaaattatttttatactcTAAGAATACATATctttgaagtattttaaaatacctaACCAAGCACTGCTATATGCTCCTATGCAGTGTTCAATCCctctaaaaatattttatctgaaaaGATAATGATCAGTCTAAACATGTTTCAACATTTAATTTTTGTTCAATTTAATTTCTTAAGTTACTTTTTGGATAaagttttctgcttttgtttttaactacAAGCTATAGTTTCAAGTTGCTGCTCTGCTTCAGCTgccatggctgctgcctgtaattGTTCTGTTTCACTCTGGATGGCATTGGCTGTAGTAATTTGTTTCCTTTCACTGTGCATATTGTTCTCATGCCTTTTTAGATCAGATGCTTTAGCAAATGCTTTAGTGCAAGAGCTGCagacaaaaggtttttcccctcGGTGTCGTCTTTCATGATCTTTTAGATGGGACTTGTGCTTGAAAGCTTTATCACACATATGGCATGCAAATGGCCTTTCATTACTATGGACTCTTTCATGCTTTTTCAGATCTGGAGCTCGAATAAAAGACTTTCCGCAAACCTCACAGCTATAAGGCTTGTAACCTGTATGGATTTTCAGGTGCTCTTTCAAGTGAGCCTGTGTGGTAAACCCTTTAGTGCACATTTCACAAACAAATGGTCTATCAGCAGTATGAAGCTTTTCATGTTTTCTCAATCGTGCTTCATCAGTAAATGTCTTACCACACGCTTGACATGCAATCTGTTCCCTGTGACCATAAAGCAAATATTCAAACTTCATGTCAGCAGCTGCTGTTGTCCATCCTGGTGTCTGTTCATCTTTCACTTCACTTATGCCATCATTAAATGTTAGAGCTTGAGGGGTTTGAGATCCTAAGTCTTTTGATTCAGTTGTTTCCATGGGCTCCACTTCTTGACCATAGCAGTTTACTTTTCGAACCTCTTCACTCCCCAACTCTTTCAGAATTGCTTCTTGAACTCTTAGTGTATTAGTAGGGGATTTCCCATCTTCCTGACTTGGAGGAGTTCCTTCTACTGTCACATCTGATGGGCTATCATCATGATCTCCAATTTCCTCAACCTCATCATCTTGGTTATCATTAGATTCTCCAATAGATCGATTTATTTTCAGACAATACTTACTCTTGGATTGGGCATTTTCTTCGGGACTAGATACATCACGTTTCTGAGAACAGAGTTTATCCAAAAACCTAATACCAAGAATCTGACCTGATGACATCATCAAATTTACATCTTCCTTCTTAACTGAAATCTTTGCAGTATACATATAATTTAGAACCTCTTCAAATATATCAGAACGAAGGAAATCTATCTCTATTACTGATGAGCTATCAACCTCCAATTTCTTGAAAAGCTTTTTGAAGTAGGTACTGCATGCAGCAAGCACACACCGGTGTGCTCTGAATTTCACATCTTCTACCACAATAGCTATGTCACAGAATTCTCCTTCCAGACGTTGTTCATTTAATGTTTTCAGAAACACAGTTTTGTGATCATCATCATTATATTTAATGCTTTCAGACATACTGATGAAAAactcctggggagagagagagagagagaaagtcttGACTTTTTACAAGTTACTCTAAAACACTAACTCATAAGACATGATTCTAAGTGTCATCTACAAAATCAAAAATAAGAATTATCAAATGAAAACTTTAGCTTAATTTGATCAGAACATGTCCTCCAGACTGTAAAAAAGATTAATGTTAAGTCTCATTTAAAACTATTACATATGCAAAGGTTTTTCACCTAGTACCATGTACatactttgaagaaaaaaaatgctatttttttcaaTGACCAATTTTATTTTGAAGGAAATATAAATTTACTCACATATTTACATTAAATCTGCTTTTGTAATTCTAACTAGCATATTAAAATTTGCATTTCAATTTGACTTACTCAGAAACTTTGTGAAGTAAATTCCTgaaactgctgcaacactagtaTTTCTTATAACAAAAAGAAATGTCAATAAGTATTTACACATTTAAAACATGTAAGCTCTAGAAATGTACATAAAATAACCATTTACCATTGTAACCAAaactaaatacaaaatataaaaggTTAAGCCGTACCATGAACAATGCAGGAAATTTTCTTAATAATCGATCACTAAACTTTTGACAGAAGACTAATCCTTATTATGCGCACTTTGAAACTGAAAGAAAGAACATTGGGGAAGGTAAGAACAGAGAATTATACACTGTCTTAATCTGTTTCTCAAATTAAATAACATTTTCAGCAATACTAAAAGTTATTCAGGAAATTAAGAGTCTATTCTCACATTTTCAAGCAGTTAAAAACTATACAACATGTTTTGTTAAAGtaaaatgcaaatgaaatgaaGTTTTGACTGATTTTATAGCAAACAGTATTTGATCTATGAATTGTATAGGTGATTAGGAAATAGCTATACAAGTACACCACAGCTGCAGAATTGTGTGCTAAAGGCACAATGGAATCCACAGTCCCAAATTAGGGGCCTAGGCTCCCCATACAATTCaaagattccaaagccagaaggaatcattgtgatcatctagtctgacctcaagtataacacaggccataaaacgtccccaaaataattcctagagtgtaccttttaggaaaacatctaatcttgatttaaaaattaccagtga
The window above is part of the Chelonia mydas isolate rCheMyd1 chromosome 2, rCheMyd1.pri.v2, whole genome shotgun sequence genome. Proteins encoded here:
- the ZBTB14 gene encoding zinc finger and BTB domain-containing protein 14 gives rise to the protein MEFFISMSESIKYNDDDHKTVFLKTLNEQRLEGEFCDIAIVVEDVKFRAHRCVLAACSTYFKKLFKKLEVDSSSVIEIDFLRSDIFEEVLNYMYTAKISVKKEDVNLMMSSGQILGIRFLDKLCSQKRDVSSPEENAQSKSKYCLKINRSIGESNDNQDDEVEEIGDHDDSPSDVTVEGTPPSQEDGKSPTNTLRVQEAILKELGSEEVRKVNCYGQEVEPMETTESKDLGSQTPQALTFNDGISEVKDEQTPGWTTAAADMKFEYLLYGHREQIACQACGKTFTDEARLRKHEKLHTADRPFVCEMCTKGFTTQAHLKEHLKIHTGYKPYSCEVCGKSFIRAPDLKKHERVHSNERPFACHMCDKAFKHKSHLKDHERRHRGEKPFVCSSCTKAFAKASDLKRHENNMHSERKQITTANAIQSETEQLQAAAMAAEAEQQLETIACS